From one Balaenoptera acutorostrata chromosome 6, mBalAcu1.1, whole genome shotgun sequence genomic stretch:
- the LOC130708341 gene encoding serine palmitoyltransferase 1-like isoform X2: MATVAEQWVLVEMVQALYEAPAYHLILEGILILWIIRLLFSKTYKLQERSDFTVKEKEELIEEWQPEPLVPPVSKDHPALNYNIVSGPPSHNIVVNGKECINFASFNFLGLLDNPRLKQLWHL; the protein is encoded by the exons ATGGCGACGGTGGCGGAGCAGTGGGTGCTGGTGGAGATGGTCCAGGCGCTCTACGAG GCTCCTGCTTATCATCTTATTTTGGAAGGAATTTTAATACTCTGGATAATCagacttcttttctctaaaacttaCAAGTTACAAGAACGATCTGATTTTACAGTCAAG gaaaaggaagaattgatTGAAGAGTGGCAACCAGAACCTCTTGTTCCTCCTGTCTCAAAAGACCATCCTGCTCTCAACTACAACATCGTTTCAGG ccctccaagccataacattgtggtgaatggaaaagaatgtataaactTTGCCTCATTCAATTTTCTTGGACTGTTGGATAACCCTAGGCTCAAG CAGCTTTG